The Natronoarchaeum philippinense genome includes the window CGTTGCGGTCGGACTCCTTGGCGAAGGCCGGACGATGCGCCCCGGGAACGTGCTCGACAGTTTCGACCGTCCCGCCCATCGGCGCGCGATTGACGTGGACGTCCCAGACGTTCATGAACACGCCGACGCGAACGCGGCCGTCCTCCTCGCGGAGCACCGAGACCTTGCCGTCGGCCGGCGCGGCGACGCCCGAGACCGGCGCTGTCCGCTCGGGGTCGCGGTAGAAGTACAGCACGGCGCCCGCGAGCGCGAGCAGGACGGCCGTCACTCCGGGGCTGAAGATCAGCGCCGGAAACGCGCCCAGCAGTGGGACCAGCGCGTACTTCCATGCCCCTGGTGCGAAATTCATACCCCGAACTTGCGCGGGCCGGCGCAAAGAGATTGTGGAGTCAGCGTCTTTCCTCCCGATCGTCGTCGCCCGCGTCGCGGAGTTCGTCGTCCGTCAGACCTTCTCGATCGTCCTCTTCTCTGTCCCGAAGTTCGTCGTCCGTAAGTCCCTCCCGGTCGTCGTCCGCGTCGCGGTCGTCACGGCTGGCTGGCTCGTCCCGGCGCTCGTCCGACTCCATCGGCCGGGCGCCGGTCTCGGCAGTATCGTGCGACGCCGCGTCGCCCTCGCGTCCGGTCTCGTCGTGCTCAGTCCGTTCGTCCTCGACCGTCCGTCCGCCACTTCCCATCCGGTCGTCGGACTGCTCGCCCGACCCCTCGGTCGTGTGGACGTGGACCGCCTCGTCGGTGATTCGGTCGATCTGGCTCCGGTCGATGCGGTAGGCGTCGTCGGTCTGCCCCCAACCCAGCACGGACTTGATCTGGTCGGTGATCGACGACTTTGCGTCGACGACGATGGTCTCGCCGCGCAGTTCCGAGACCTCGCCGATGTGTTCGCCGCTGGCGTCGATCACAGCCTTTCCCTCGTCGTCTGTTGTCGGTTGCGTGCGTGTGTCGTCGTTCATCGGTCTCCCCCCGTTCGAACGCCGAGACGGGCGGCAAAAAGCCCACGCGCCACGTATCGAGCTTACGGACAGGTCAGCGACCCGATATCGGCGTCTCGCGGCCGCCGTTTATTTTCCGGGCCGTGGAACTCGATCACATGACACCGACTGTCGAGTGCTGCCTTCGCAACCTCTCCCCGGCGTGTCGCGCCGCCGCCCGGCGGCGCGAAATCGACCTCTCGGTCGCCCCCTGCCGGGAGCGCTGTGACGCCTGCCGAGCGGGACCGTTCGTGCTCGTCGACGGCGACCTCCAGACGGGCGATGAGTTCGGTGCCCTGCTCGACGCCGCAATCGAGGCAGACGCCGCGGACGTATCGGCATCCCACGACGGCAGCGATGCCGCGGTCGCATCGGCGCCCAGCGGCCGCGACGACGCCGCAGTCGGGGCGGCGTCCCGCGACGATGCCGACCCTTCGGGGGCCGATCCGTGACGAACGTCCTTCTGCTGTCGATCGACAGCCTGCGGCGGGATTTCCTCGGCGCGTACGCGGACGAGCCGAGCTGTGTCGACTACGCCGTCGAGACGCCGAACCTCGACCGGTTCGCCGAACGCGCCGCCGTCTTCGACACCCACTACGCCGGGAGCCTGCCCTGCATGCCGGCACGGCGGGAGTGGCACACCGGCGTCAAGGAGTTCCTCTGGCGGTCGTGGGGACCGATCGAGCCCTACGACGACCACCTCGCTCGCGTCGCGCGCGACGACGGCGTCCTGACGCAGTTGCTCACCGACCACTTCCACTACTTCCAGCACGGCGCTCACGGCTACTACGAGGACTACACCGGGTTCGAGTTCCTCCGCGGCCACGAGTACGACGCGTGGCAGACCGCGCCCAAGCAGCCCGAC containing:
- a CDS encoding DUF1450 domain-containing protein; amino-acid sequence: MTPTVECCLRNLSPACRAAARRREIDLSVAPCRERCDACRAGPFVLVDGDLQTGDEFGALLDAAIEADAADVSASHDGSDAAVASAPSGRDDAAVGAASRDDADPSGADP
- a CDS encoding DUF2171 domain-containing protein translates to MNDDTRTQPTTDDEGKAVIDASGEHIGEVSELRGETIVVDAKSSITDQIKSVLGWGQTDDAYRIDRSQIDRITDEAVHVHTTEGSGEQSDDRMGSGGRTVEDERTEHDETGREGDAASHDTAETGARPMESDERRDEPASRDDRDADDDREGLTDDELRDREEDDREGLTDDELRDAGDDDREERR